A region of the Vigna unguiculata cultivar IT97K-499-35 chromosome 9, ASM411807v1, whole genome shotgun sequence genome:
tggtgttccttgagttgagctcagaacgtatcccttgagttgagctcgggataggttaagcacgtggcattcctcgagttgagctcggaatggcatccttTAAGTTGatctcgggatggcggatgaacacgaggaacccttgagttgagctcgggttggcgagtgttgccggtgtgagtgtgctggttgtggccagtacggatggatCCAGATAGATTGTCCTCCTCAGtagttagctgacgagtttggtagtcttgggacgttgcaaactatgttcgtatttgggaactccacctggcgttacgatgtgtgatctgtagcatggtttcccgcacgtgctctatcggttgtggccgataggtatggcagcaagacatcttgaggtaatcactagaagacgtagaacacgattaacatggttgtggccatgtgatgggATATCAAGGGatgaaattcctttggtgtgattctGTATTTTGTATAATTGTGCCAtagatatgtatgtatgtatgtatgtatatatatatatatatatatatatatatatatatatatatgtgtgtgtgtgtgtgtgtgtgtgtgtgtgtgtttattttgttagttcaccctatctgcttgtggttggcgatgatcgtgtacgcagtACACGGGAGCAAACGATGTTGCAGGTggtctggtgaggcttagcagcAGAGCGGGGAAAAACTCATGGGAACAGTTTTTATTGAGTTTTATCActtatggttttggaataaagtTGTAAACTATTATAAGactgttttggtattttattgaattttgagaaatttgaatttagagttatctttattttgaaataaattatttgaaatttctcgaatttttgggaaatgaatttataattaatgaaattttattttcttattttattttattatttaaacccgtaatatccgATCAGGATGTTACAATCAGGGTCGGCGCACTTTGGAAGACTATGCTTCATTTCCAGCACCGCTGAATTTCAATAGCATAGCTCGACTAGTTGTGAATGCCGCAAATATGGAAATGAAGGTTGCCTTGATTCACTTAGTCTAAGGTAACTAGTTTCATGGATTGTCACATGAGAATCCATACACTCATCTGGCTACATTTTTGGAAATCTGTAACACTATCAATATCCATCAAGTGCTAGATAAGGCTATCACACTCAACCTCTTCCCTTTTTCTTTGGTTGGCAATGCTAGAGTTTGGTTAAACTCATTTCTTGAGAATAGTTTAACTAATTAGGTAGATGTTGTTGCTAAATTCCTACACAAATATTTCCCCTAGTCAAAGATTAACAAAGGGAAGCAagaaatttcttcttttcaacAAGAAGCTGATAAGTCACTGGGTCAAGCTTGGGAGAGATTTAATGGATTGCTCAAAAAAAACCCTACTCGTGGTTTTGATGAGCCTGATTCACCGACTATCTTCTTAGGAGGATTGAGATCTCACACAAAATTAATGTTAGATGCTTCGACTAGAGGGTCTATAAAGTGGAAAACACCTTGTGAAGCCTATGAATTGATTCATAATATGACATCAAGTGACAATGAAGTTAATGAGAGAACTCAACTTCCAAAGAAAGGTGGTGTTTTAGAAGCGCAATCCCAAGAACTTGAACATGTAATGGAGAAACTTTCTCAGTTATCGAAAGAAATCCAAAATGTTTCTCAGGCTCAACACCAGCAATCTGTGCAAGGGTGAGTTGTGTGATGGTGATCACCCAAATGGGCAATGTGTCATACAAACCACCTCTCAAGAGGAGGTTAATTATATAGGTTACCAAGGTCGTCAGGGTAATTATAACCAAGGTTGGAAACCTCATCCTAGCATGGGGCAACCTAGTTCTTCAAACAGACCACcgcaacaacaacaaccctCTTTATATGATAGGACTTCTAAACTTGAGGAAACCCTCAATTAGTTTATGCTAGTGTCCATATCTAACCATAAGAGCACAAAGGCCTTTCTCCATAGCTTGGAGGTACATGTTGGCCAATTGGCCAAGAAGTTGGAAGATAAACCTGAGAAAAATTTTGGGGCTAACACTGAAACCAATCCTAAAGAGCAATGTAAGACCATAACTACAAGGGGTGGTAGAGTGTTAGCCGAGCAACttgagaagaaagaaataaagaaggatGATATTATTGATGAGCAAAGTGTGGTTGATGAAAATGGAGAGAAGGAAGAGCAAAAAGAGGATGAGGAAGtcacaagaaaagaaaaagaggttgTGAAGCCTCTTCCTTATCTTAAGACTCGTtctagaaaagagaaagagaagcaATTCTCAAGATTTATGAATAtcttcaagaaatttaagatTAGCATTCCTTTCTCTGAGACTCTTCAACAAATGCCTTCATATGCAAGATTTATGAAGGAGTTGTTcacgaagaaaagaaaataaattgagaggatttaattcttttaaacaatAGAAGTTCGTGTTTAACTTTGAACTTCAGTTTGAATTAgaattcaatttgaatttgaattttcacatctaatttcatttcaatttcaatacattcatttctatttgatttcaattgaatttcatttaaatttcatttcatttcaattaGAATTTGAGACTACTTATGTGTAATCTAATTTGGACTAATAgtgattgtattattttcttAGTTACTTGTGCATTGCCCTaggtaaaaaacaaaaactaatattctacaattttcaacttaaataaatattctttaaaattgtgtaagtttaatgaaaaataatgaatttgtctTTTATTCATCATTACAAgtattaaaacttaatttttattatcaaaatttcGTTATCTTggcaaaaattatatatatatatatatatatatatatatatatatatatatatatatatatatatatatatatatatgtgtgtgtgtgtgtgtgtgtgtaaaatTCAACAAACTTTTTTGGGtctgtttttatatttttttaaagctcaattaaaagtgaaataGTAATGTTAAATGAAGCATGTAAGTTTAAAGATGAAATACAAAACTTATTTGAGTGTAAATTACAAAAGTTTGGCTATGAAAAGAATGAAACTAAATGAATgaaaaacatgaattaaatGAGCATAAACATGAATTTAAGTCTAATAATTTCCGCAagtaaaatgatttaaaataaatataaagtaaacAACTTTAAAGAATCGATAAcataagttaaatgaaaaataaacttcacaattgaaagaaaaaaaaaatggtgaaaatgTACACATTAGACGttacatatagaaaaaaaaaatctaaatcaaATCTCCATACTTTATCATAATATTTGCTTTCTCAGTTTACTTTTCCTCTCAggaaataaacataaattagcaCTTCATGatttctatttcattttatatctttttctatgaaaatgtaaaaacattaaattataatttttatagatgactaaattttatttattgatgtaaatattattaaaaatacttatataagtgtttaataaataaaaaattaatgtgttaTTTGTGccaaaatattaattctttaccgttataaataatttaataaaagtatcattGTATTTTTTagtaactttttattttctaataatataatttttatttcaattcgagaaaaaatagtttttcatctAATCCATGAAAATGTTTTtcagaaaaaattattaaaaacaattaaaaaaatattactttcttGGATTCAGAGAAAATACGGAGTATAATTCATGTGAATGGGTCATGAAGTAatgaagatatattttttattaaaaaaaatagtaaaataataaaattgtggattttctatatatattatttactttactcaattttatataatgtaaatttttatctctcctttaatttctaatatttccTATAAGTGCTatcctaaaataaaaacatgttctGTCACCGATTCTCATAAAATTTACATTTCCTTTCAGATTAATTCTCATAAAAACATATTCAAGTCACGTGTAAGTGGTGGACCGTTTATAGGCCCAAAATGTTGCTGGATATGAAGCCCAACTTCCTCTTGGGCCCACTtcattttaattagttattcagcccaaattaagaaatttgatagGATGTTCGAAGAAACTGCCAAAATGGGATTGTGCTAGTACgtgaaaaaaataggaaaaaaaagcAACAAAAATGCTCACTATGAATACAACTAACTGATGTACGGAATGTGTTTGGTCTTACTATGGTGTTGGTTTTAGAACTTGTTTGTTATCCACACTTTTCAATTACTAAGTACACCCTCCTTCCTTTTTATGTGCATTTTATCAGAAAAAATATTTGCAACAAATAAAGTTTTTCTGTATCCATCATTAATGAATATTTACAGAACTTTTTATACGAGATTGAAGCGAATATCTACAGAGCACTTGTTAAAAAAAGGTAGAAGTTTTCCAAGTTTTGAATATACTAAATGTTATACTTTGCCTTTGacacatttcatttaaatttctcaataaatgcatttaaaatgttcATCAGATCtcggtaaaaaaaatgtttaatgtcCTGTGAGACATATTGAttgtgatttgattttttaaaagttgattttgCAATAAAACGTACCTGAaccatatataatatttaaattaaaaatataattagtcaaTGATCGAACTAATTACGGGAAAAAACTAATAGGAGCCAACATAGTTATGCTTGGTTtgatatttatagaaatatatttatagttcTTTCGCCTACAAAAAATTCCCTATGCTTTTgactttataaaattttttgagCACGAATCAAAAAGTAGATTTATGTAAAACATAATGATTCCCCTAGAGCGTGTATTTCAATTATTATGGTTATAGAAATGGAAAGTGGTTCAATACAATAATTAAGCAGATTGAATCAGTAATCTGTGATTGATAACCATAATTAATGATGGGTGATTGGTATCATAGAATTGATAGTATTTTGATACTAAAacttagaaattaaaaagcGTATTTTTATGGTGGTAATTAGCATGCATGCATCCGTGTAATGGAAGGAGAGCGGTCAAAATGAGTAACCCGACTCAACCCGACTCAATTCATCATggattgatgatttagtgagccaactcAACCGACTTACTTTTTAGcaagtcaaaaaaattcaaatccgatccggcccaccacgggttggcgggttaaacgggttgactcacgggttcacttaattaaaaaaatacaatttttttttagttttttttcagtcaaaactaaattataattctaattaaaatctaaataaactttaatacaatccaaatacaaaccaaaatataaaaaaatacaaattttttgtgtgttggctaaaaaaaacctaaaatgaCCCAAttgtaaagcccaacttaatattttttttattagcaagaacaaatatattaatagaagGTAATTGGGTTacctcaacccataaacaataataaaaaaaaaatactatgacTTTCCTTCATCATTTTTCGCATAGAGTAGTATCTCACAATCATCACAAAATAATAGAAACAAAGATTACAAATAAGAAACACATCCTTAATGACTATGCTTTGAATACAAAACTTAAACATCCTTCCCCAGTAGCATTATTTGTTGCACATGTGCAAATATGCaacccaacttaataaaaaatacttgtgtgatttatatgcgggttggtgagctaaTCCGGCTCATCACGTATTCAACCCAAATGAGCCGGGTTAAAAATCAatccgtattgaaatttgtaaaaaaatttcaatccaaccTGGCCCGAACCCGTGATGAACCGGattggctcgcgggttccaacccattgTGACAGCTCTAAATAGAAGCCGATATAAACaatactaaataataataataacacacaATTCAAAGCTATATTAGTTTAGAAAGATAACTAATCATGATTTACATAGTTTGCAGAACAATTGGATTACTATTTTGTATTATGTTGTGATATATAAACCTTACCCAGACAAACACATAGCAGTAATAAATAAAGATACAACTCATAATTGAATGACACGTGTGAGCAGTGGTATTCGACGAAATTGTATAGCTACAAGAAACGCGTATTTTAAGTGGCGCATTAGAAAGAaagatattgaaaataaatgtgGAAGGGTAAGGTATAATGGtattgttgttgtattttggtgagaaataaaattgaagagaGGTGAGTGGAGCGAAGAATTAATTAGTATATCAGCAATTGAGAAAAGTGTTTGATGTAGATCCGGTGAAGAATGAGGAGACTTTTTGTGAAGATTATGAAGATTTAAGAAATGTGATTATGTTATTTAAGATATGATAATGGAGGGTGGGCATTGTTTAGGGCCCTATAACCATTCCTATTTTGCATGTATGCCGTAGGGATTGGAGTGGTCAAACcattctttttcaattgggATTCCCATCCTTTTCACCCCTTTCTACCaaacaaacaattttaattcaaaCACAAACAAACCCTATTTCAGCATTTTCGGCCACTCtgtctctttctttctcaacaattttttttttttttgcgtttaATCAGATCCAAACCCCAACTCATTTCACTTCTCTCCCGGAATCTCGCCATTATtgtatcattattataaatgcTGCTGCTCTGTCTTATTATATTGGTGTCATATGATAATACCAATTGATTCCAAGTGAAAGATATAGAAACAGAGAGTGAATAAAAGAAGGATGATCATGTTTGAATTGTTGGTGATATTGACGCAGATACAGTCTCAGCAACGGCAACCACACTCTTATTCTAttgtaaaagaagaaaaggtatTCGGCCCACTCGTTAGTTGCGGTATAATGCTCACTTTTTCTAAAGCAATAAAAGATACGGTCCAAATTCAATTACTCTCCACCAATGTAAACAAATGCAAATTACCCTCTCCCTATCTCTCTCATCAACCAAAAATTAAACAGACTAGCCAAATTGTTCCTGCTTTTGCACACAGTGAAAACATCATCGTTCATACGCAAGGTTCGTTTTTGTTCATCAATCTAACAATCTAGTAACTCAAAAAATGATCGCGGTATTGAATTGaattattgaaaaaatgaaCACGGTGTGAGAAAGAGAAGGAAATAGAGTGGGAAGGATTtggaaatgaattttttttttcccctGATGATTTTCCTTGTTATAAAATCTGTCTATGgacaaacaaaatttggtttgattTACATTTTACAAGCGTGTGAGGGAGAGCGTCAAAACGGCATGATATGCGTGGTCTTGGTGTCGTAGCAGGTGAGGCATGACTTGGAGTTCACCCGAAAAATCTTGAGCAAATCGGTGCACATTTGGCGCACTTGCGGCGCACAGTTGCTCTGCATCAGCAACAGAATCTTGGTCAAGCCATTGGCCTGCGTCACTGCCTCCTGTGCCTTGCGATCGCGAAACAGGTAGCACACGCTCCACAGCGTAGTCACCGCATGCTCCGTTGCCACGCTAGACACCTTCAGAACCTTGCTCAGCACCGCCGCCACGCACGCCGCGTCCTCGCATATCTCCTTCCGCCCCTCCCTCGTCGACGACGCCGCCTCCACCAGCTTCAGCACCTTCTCCACCGCCGCCGCTCCCAGCTTCGCCTCCGCCAACAGCCTCGACAGCGCCTTCACCGCGCCGAGACTCACCAGCTTCAGTTTGTTCCGCTTCGGCGCCGAAATCGCGATCAGGCTCGCCAGCGCGGCCTCGACCAGCGCCGGATCGTTCTCCGGCGCCGCCGATTTCAGCAGTTCCGCGACCACGCCTTCCTTCTCGGCTAATAAAATCTTCGACTCGGCGTCCGCGGCGATGAACTGCAGAATCCTGGCGGAGGCGATTCTCGAATCGCAGCCTCCTCGCTGCAGAACGAGAAGCAGAGAATCTAGGCTTTGCTTGTTTCCTTTGAGCAAAGAGCTTCTCAATCCATCACGATCTTCGACGCTGTCGAGAATCAGACCTAACAGAAGAACAACTTGTTCGAGAAATTGAATGTTAGCTCTGACGATGAGTCCTCCGTCGTCGACATTGTTGAGGAAACGGACGAGTTGGTTGACGAAGCCTTCTAGTTTGGCAAGGAAGAGTTTGTTGTGGTGAGAATCTGTGGCGAAGTGGAGGAGTTTGGTGAGCGAAGCGGAGCGGAGAGAGTGGGTTTCCAATTGAGCGACGGTTAGTAGGAGCTGGTCCGGGGAGAGGAGATTTGAGTGGCGAAGAGAATCGGACCAGATCTGGATGAGGCTCTGTAGAGTTCGGTTGGGAACGAAGTCTTTGGTTTGGAGGAGTTGCATGGTTGCGGGGCAGGTGTTATTGCCGGCGTCGAGCCAGCGTTGGATGCTGGAGCGGTCGTAGGTGACTCCGGTGCAGAGGCTGACAGGGGATTTCATGACATCAAGGGAAATAGGGCACTTGAAGAAAGTGGGAACGTTGATGCATAGATCGTCCCTTGCTCTTACCATGGTTGAGTTGAgttgagtgagtgagtgagagaCAGAGAGAAGTGGGAGATGCTGGTGAGAGGAGAATGGGGTGTTTAAAGATGCAATGGGAATGGTCAAAGGTGGGTGACGTAAGATGCCTccctttttgttttcataaacaAGCGCTTTAGTATTGGGTCAACCAGCGAGGGAATTGTGCGTGTGATGGTGCTGACACGTGGAGCAGGAATGCCTATGATGAAGGATGAGGGGGAGAACGTGGGGTGCTGGGGACCACTTCATAATTtcctttcaaaatattttcaactttCAATTTATTCATCATAAAAGGATTTtacacttttattatttttaaattcatctgAAGGAGAAGAATCAGGGATACTAATGACTTATATCCTCattatgattattttctttttctctttttgggCCGTGGGGTGGTGGGGGGTCTTTAATTTGACTCATTATGTTTTACATACAGTGCGTGGTTATGGCACCGAAAGCAGATATTTGTAGGAGAATACCACAGTTCTCACTTCCATCAATTACAACTACTCATCATCATAtcatctttctttcttctcttttcttttcttttcttttcttttcttttcttttcactataatttctttttattttctctttggatTAAAAACTCAGCTTCGTAAGTTACAGCTAGCCCTACTTTCACGCAATAAACTGTGGATAGAGTACTTCCCTACATGCTCCACCTTTTTTTATTATCGTACTTCATGACTAAACCCTAAAACAAAGTAATCGAGAGAAAAAGTTGGTTCAACAGAATAAATGTTGTAATTAACTATCATTTTGAAACACTCTTGCATTCTTCATTTTAAGATAAAACGATTCTTTAACAAGCTTTCGTGTTAGAACACACATGAATTGCGTAGATTAAGTGGGAAATGTTTGGTGTTTGGTGGCGTAGAAGGAGCTTATTCGTGGTGAGTTACGTAGATTTGCATGAAAATGACACGGGAATTATTCGGATTTCGGCGGCTGCAAAAATTTCAACCACTCCGACTTCCCTTCTGAAATTTGACCAAACCTTACTTTCCGTCTTCACTTTTGCATGCTTCTTTCAATAACATTACTCTTCTCCTTCTTTCCTCTATCATCTATGCTCAGTTTTcgtttaagaaaagaaaagacaaagaaaaaaaaaggttaattcAACTAACATTTTAGATCGATTGGTAGAAGAAAAACTAATTGTGAGaaatcctttttttattttaattatttaagtgtgGTGTTCcaagtataaataataaattgctTTGTTCTTATTATGTTAAAGTAAAATCCACAATATTAATCAccgtattttaaatattatttgttttaaagttcAAAAGTCTCTTACAGTTAAATagtgtatttatattatttttcatttagatCTCAATTTCTAAATAGTGTAAAACTATTAGacttactaaaatataaataaatgaatataataaaatttaatgttgaaaatattttttttttcattctaaatAACTTTCCTTTAGtttttttatcacataaggGGAACCTAAATTTACAATGGTTCATTTAacactttttttctcttattcttaCACCAAAAGAAGGAATATAGCTGGCTTTTTAATTCCCCGCTATAAGCAACCCTACATAATTACTTACAATAAATGAAGGGTTAAAGTTAGTAGTTTCTTCATTAATGAAACGTTATCATTTGATTAATTTACTGCAGAGTAGTATATAtacatttctttctctctctctctctctctctcgtatttattattttggcaTTTCgtatattattgttttgtttcttcttttgacAAGGATAAGTAACTGATATTAtctcaaagttttaaaataataaataaaataaaaaaggtctTTGAAATGGATAAAACGTATGTTATGATATGATCATCTTTcagttttaaaatagaaaacactGTCTTCTTTCTAATGTTAATTCCTTGCAGTTATTCAAACAATATTTAACTACATTTTATTAGACCCAATAAACTTTAAGGGTTTAGGGATCTTAATCCTTCTTTTTTCGTCGCAAATTTTATCAAGAAGTTTTCTGACATGagtctcttattttatttttcttttacatatatcaataaatatttctaaaaggggtttaaaaaaaaatttcttcctttttcctTATTGCTCTTCTATCAATTGAAAGTCatgtaaatattgaaattttatttatttatttctattatgcACATATTATGTTATAGGGTAATTATAATCGTATCCTTTTATGCTTAACAGAAAATTGctcaatatttctctattttttaattgtattaacattgaacttaaaacaatatattgtaaattatgttgtgaattttagtattttaaagaaaataaccaATAACCAAAATCACTCTCAAGAATTTTAGAacattttttctaagatttaataaaaaaatattgtatttattttaaatttagttaagtttacaaaattagattaaattaaaatcttcTTCGTAGTTGAAatcagaaaaagaaatattaatactaatgaCCATATTCAAAGTAATGATGGGTTGAATCAGTTGGGCCTGGAGGGGCGTTTAcgcaaataataattaaattattgatttattttggacTATTGGATTATgatatacaaataaattattatattcttcAACCTTTTACtctactatttttttctaatcCATATGAAAATTCTAAGGTGAATATGTATTTTTccttctaaaattttaaatttgattttagttcaaaatagtaatatttttttcttctaacattttatgtttaatatgtAATCAcgcttaaattaaattttaatcataattatttgataataaaaggtaaaattttttccaaattagaGATACAAAACTATAATAGTTTCTGGAATAGAAAAACtgaatttggaaaattttaaaagaactgaaacatatattttattcaatttttaatttagattaatGCTAGGccaactattttttatttgatgattaaatatttgatttatcatagttatcattttatatatatcttaTTGGTTCCTTTGCTTAAAAATGGGACAATAAACATTACCAAATTATGACAATTGGCAGCACTGTTAgatcaaaataaatgaaaaaaaatgctaaAGTATATGATGTATGATCTAAATTTCGAAAATAATTTATCTGGTATTTGGTTTGTTCGATAGAAAAGATAAatctaaaaacatataaattaaaatatgagaTATTAAATTCATTGAATCAATTCGATGAATACTCACGCAATCAAACTATGAAGCCAAGAAAGTCAAAGTAATGTTACAAAAGGGAGAACAAAATATTGAATGCAACTTTTGTTGCTTGTATTGAAAAGTTTAGGTAGCTTAGACAAATTTCACATATTGATTTGAGTTTCTTATTTGTATAACACTCTCTATAAATGATATcaattattagattttttttaaagaacataTAGAAAAGAATTGAAAtgtaacaatttaaataactctaaagtgaatgataatttttttaatttattaaaatattttaatggataaaattgtaatgatatcattaaatttcaaaacgaacaatatataaaatgcGTACTCAATTTTAACAagaactttttttaaatatataataaattcattGTATTCTAGATAGAGTGCACAAAATGTTTAGAtgttgaaaactatttttgtcCATACTCACCGTTTcatgttattatttttcttagcATACTCAATAGGAGATCCACAAGGAACTTTTCCTTCATTCATTGGGttaaacaaaatgaattattttacatttgttaATTGCCTAATCTAACCATAT
Encoded here:
- the LOC114195884 gene encoding U-box domain-containing protein 27-like; amino-acid sequence: MVRARDDLCINVPTFFKCPISLDVMKSPVSLCTGVTYDRSSIQRWLDAGNNTCPATMQLLQTKDFVPNRTLQSLIQIWSDSLRHSNLLSPDQLLLTVAQLETHSLRSASLTKLLHFATDSHHNKLFLAKLEGFVNQLVRFLNNVDDGGLIVRANIQFLEQVVLLLGLILDSVEDRDGLRSSLLKGNKQSLDSLLLVLQRGGCDSRIASARILQFIAADAESKILLAEKEGVVAELLKSAAPENDPALVEAALASLIAISAPKRNKLKLVSLGAVKALSRLLAEAKLGAAAVEKVLKLVEAASSTREGRKEICEDAACVAAVLSKVLKVSSVATEHAVTTLWSVCYLFRDRKAQEAVTQANGLTKILLLMQSNCAPQVRQMCTDLLKIFRVNSKSCLTCYDTKTTHIMPF